In Silene latifolia isolate original U9 population chromosome X, ASM4854445v1, whole genome shotgun sequence, the following proteins share a genomic window:
- the LOC141622067 gene encoding ferric reduction oxidase 4-like, translating into MNSLFLLKLICVLVFLGWMLIWVLIPTEYYTYQWLPILSQKFNATYIGGQGTYLFLLTFPMMLISVLGCIYIHIKNRTELSDTSSSTSKNHMAFFRRPLLVLGPLGVVTTKELMFAIMGITLMSWHFGNYFFVSVKHPYMGGHSTDQLWQKRFRSVSLRLGYASNVAWAFVFFPVTRLSSILPLVGLTYESSIKYHIWVGQAVMVLSALHSVGFVIYWLMTNQIILMLEWSPVWVSNVAGEISWVFLLAIWVTSFAYTRRKTFEVFFYTHQLYALATFFYVVHIGVSWTCQILPGIFLFILDRYLRFLQSRSNARLISARLLPGGTVEMTFHKSPGVHYGVTSTLFVNAPKISKLQWHPFTVISNENMEPDTLSIAFNSGGSWTEKIHKQLSSSVDRLQVSVEGPYEPASTSFLEHESLVLISGGSGVTPYISIIREIIHRSNTQKGHVPRVQLICAFKHASDLTMLDLLLPVDNTISDLSKIKLEIQVYITRESEPPTADSQKLVQTKWFKPNPQDVPISPVLGENDWLFLCIIITSSFILFFILLALVTQYHIYPIDHNTNEIYNFTIWVLWDCFIMCISIIFVGSVAFLWQKSKMTETQKQITNVEVPSPMNSPGSWFGGGTTELESLPYQSLVQATQVHYEGRPNLQKILSECKGSDIGVIASGPRGMRHDVARICSCFGSKNLHYEYLSFTW; encoded by the exons ATGAACAGCCTTTTTTTGTTGAAGCTGATATGTGTTTTAGTGTTCCTTGGATGGATGTTAATATGGGTTCTTATACCTACCGAGTACTACACGTATCAATGGCTTCCCATACTATCGCAGAAGTTCAATGCGACCTACATTGGTGGACAag GTACTTATCTTTTCCTgctaactttcccgatgatgctTATATCTGTTCTCGGTTGCATCTATATTCATATTAAGAACAGAACGGAGTTATCAGatacga gCAGTTCTACAAGTAAGAATCATATGGCCTTCTTCAGACGGCCGCTTCTTGTACTGGGGCCTCTAGGAGTTGTTACTACAAAGGAGCTGATGTTTGCAATTATGGGAATTACACTTATGAGTTGGCATTTTGGGAACTACTTTTTTGTCTCTGTCAAGCATCCATACATGGGTGGTCATTCGACTGATCAACT GTGGCAAAAGAGGTTTCGGTCTGTGTCGTTGAGATTAGGATATGCATCAAATGTTGCTTGGGCGTTTGTCTTCTTTCCAGTGACTCGATTATCTTCAATCCTTCCGCTGGTTGGGTTAACATATGAGTCAAGCATCAAGTATCATATATGGGTCGGGCAAGCAGTGATGGTCCTCTCGGCGTTGCACAGCGTTGGCTTCGTAATCTACTGGTTGATGACTAACCAGATTATCCTG ATGCTGGAATGGTCACCAGTCTGGGTATCAAATGTAGCAGGAGAAATATCATGGGTGTTCCTACTGGCTATATGGGTAACAAGCTTCGCATACACGAGGAGAAAGACTTTTGAAGTCTTCTTTTATACTCACCAGCTTTACGCTCTAGCGACCTTCTTTTATGTTGTGCATATCGGGGTTTCCTGGACATGTCAGATCCTTCCGGGAATATTTCTCTTCATCCTTGATCGGTACCTAAGATTTTTACAGTCACGCTCTAATGCTAGGCTTATCTCAGCTCGACTTCTTCCTGGTGGAACTGTCGAAATGACTTTTCATAAGAGTCCAG GTGTGCATTATGGTGTCACTAGCACCTTGTTTGTGAATGCGCCCAAGATATCGAAGTTACAGTGGCATCCGTTTACTGTGATTTCAAATGAGAATATGGAGCCTGATACACTGAGTATTGCCTTCAATAGTGGAGGGAGTTGGACAGAAAAGATACACAAACAACTTTCATCTTCTGTGGACCGGCTTCAAGTATCAGTCGAGGGACCATATGAACCCGCTTCAACCAGCTTCCTCGA GCATGAATCTCTTGTGTTGATCAGTGGAGGTAGTGGAGTAACCCCCTATATCTCTATAATTCGGGAGATCATACATCGCTCCAATACTCAGAAAGGCCATGTCCCTCGAGTTCAGCTCATTTGCGCCTTCAAGCATGCATCTGATCTGACAATGCTCGATCTCTTACTTCCTGTTGATAACACAATCAGTGATCTCTCCAAAATTAAGCTGGAAATTCAGGTATACATAACAAGAGAGAGCGAGCCGCCTACAGCTGACAGTCAGAAGCTTGTTCAAACTAAGTGGTTCAAGCCCAACCCACAGGATGTGCCAATCAGCCCGGTTTTAGGCGAAAATGACTGGCTCTTTCTTTGCATCATTATCACTTCTTCCTTCATCTTGTTCTTTATACTCCTTGCCTTAGTCACTCAGTACCATATATATCCTATCGATCACAACACAAACGAGATATACAATTTCACCATTTGGGTTCTGTGGGACTGCTTTATTATGTGTATCAGTATAATTTTCGTAGGAAGCGTAGCTTTTCTATGGCAGAAGAGCAAAATGACAGAAACTCAGAAACAGATTACAAATGTGGAAGTGCCATCGCCAATGAATTCGCCAGGGTCTTGGTTTGGTGGTGGAACTACTGAGCTCGAAAGTCTTCCGTATCAGTCTCTTGTACAAGCTACCCAAGTGCATTATGAAGGCAGGCCTAATCTCCAAA AAATATTATCAGaatgcaaaggaagcgatatagGAGTGATAGCTTCAGGACCAAGGGGAATGAGACATGATGTTGCCAGAATTTGTTCATGTTTTGGTTCGAAGAACCTGCATTATGAATACCTCAGCTTTACCTGGTGA